Proteins from one Nitrospirota bacterium genomic window:
- a CDS encoding DmsE family decaheme c-type cytochrome, with product MVSFKKFFVIASFASFVLFIAISGCESLRISKPIMPIKEYEKMIVGRFDANYIGTNNCLKACHTHDKIKRDFEAGTMGAQLSAKSGLPLVDCESCHGPGSLAVEGITEETVTADKEKGIETACKYETFIPLTGLEKTLIKQEPIPAPAMSLICLKCHTANATFNLHNWNTSLHAINDVSCSDCHKIHEGPDLIVKPRETFQMCTKCHEAIKLEFSLPSHHPVLEKKVLCTDCHEPHGTLGEKNLRKETVKATCTQCHADKEGPFVFEHADNTDDCSSCHRPHGSQHRHLLTASQPFLCLQCHEGHRTASL from the coding sequence ATGGTTTCTTTTAAAAAGTTTTTCGTTATTGCTTCCTTTGCCTCTTTCGTTCTGTTTATTGCTATTTCGGGGTGCGAGAGCCTCAGAATATCTAAGCCCATAATGCCCATAAAAGAATACGAAAAAATGATAGTTGGAAGATTCGACGCCAACTACATAGGCACAAACAACTGTCTTAAGGCATGCCACACACATGACAAGATAAAAAGGGATTTTGAGGCAGGCACAATGGGTGCACAGCTTTCAGCAAAATCAGGGCTTCCCCTCGTTGACTGTGAGTCCTGCCATGGCCCAGGCTCACTCGCAGTAGAAGGTATCACAGAAGAAACAGTTACGGCGGATAAAGAAAAAGGCATAGAGACAGCGTGTAAGTATGAGACATTTATACCACTTACAGGACTTGAAAAGACTCTTATTAAGCAGGAGCCAATTCCTGCACCTGCAATGAGCCTCATATGCCTTAAATGCCATACTGCAAATGCTACATTCAATCTACATAACTGGAATACGAGCTTACATGCAATAAATGATGTCTCATGCTCTGACTGCCACAAGATTCATGAAGGTCCTGACCTCATAGTAAAGCCGAGGGAGACATTTCAGATGTGTACAAAATGTCACGAGGCTATAAAGTTAGAGTTTTCCCTTCCGAGCCATCACCCTGTGCTTGAAAAAAAGGTTCTGTGCACAGATTGTCATGAGCCGCATGGAACGCTTGGGGAAAAGAACCTGAGAAAAGAAACTGTAAAGGCAACCTGCACACAGTGCCACGCTGACAAAGAAGGACCTTTCGTATTTGAGCATGCTGACAACACAGATGACTGCTCTTCCTGCCACAGACCTCATGGCAGTCAACATCGGCATCTCCTTACAGCAAGCCAGCCATTCCTGTGCCTTCAGTGCCACGAGGGACATAGAACCGCATCTCT
- a CDS encoding DUF4388 domain-containing protein, whose product MLFELGAVKKDIIERVSKKRIERLIYQILLWQDGEFQFELDDLDIDGKVDVTDHGWEMSKGLSPEYLLMEGARVYDETTHGVFIPEEEFSAETSDDEWDREWAGREEDRRKDISSLKALTQELRFPNSTSEITLLILRFASDIFQRGVLFTVGERDIRGLGQFGLDMEEADKKIRHIIFPYNKSPFLSGIIREGRSYKGAIEKDLVVELIFTELGEEWPQKAAFFPIIANEKVVALLYCDNQSSGEELAEAEGLEIFVSQAGLALEKAILHRRLKELEKQEQK is encoded by the coding sequence ATGCTCTTTGAGCTTGGAGCAGTTAAAAAGGATATTATAGAAAGGGTATCTAAAAAGAGAATAGAGAGGCTCATATACCAGATTTTGCTCTGGCAGGACGGAGAGTTTCAGTTCGAGCTGGACGACCTCGATATAGACGGAAAGGTCGATGTTACCGACCATGGATGGGAGATGTCAAAGGGACTCTCGCCTGAATATCTTCTGATGGAGGGAGCAAGGGTTTATGACGAGACCACACACGGAGTTTTTATCCCTGAGGAAGAGTTCTCTGCCGAAACATCCGATGACGAATGGGACAGGGAATGGGCAGGCAGAGAGGAGGACAGGAGAAAGGACATATCCTCTTTGAAGGCACTCACACAGGAACTGAGATTTCCAAATTCAACCTCTGAGATAACCCTCCTCATACTCAGGTTTGCAAGCGATATATTTCAGAGGGGAGTGCTTTTTACGGTTGGAGAGCGGGATATACGGGGGCTTGGGCAATTCGGTCTCGATATGGAGGAGGCAGACAAAAAGATAAGACATATAATCTTTCCTTATAACAAAAGTCCCTTCCTTTCGGGCATTATAAGGGAAGGCCGTTCGTATAAAGGGGCTATAGAAAAAGACCTTGTTGTGGAATTAATATTTACTGAGCTGGGAGAGGAATGGCCTCAAAAAGCTGCATTCTTTCCGATTATTGCGAATGAAAAGGTGGTGGCACTGCTTTATTGCGATAACCAGTCTTCGGGTGAAGAGTTAGCAGAGGCAGAAGGGCTTGAGATATTCGTAAGCCAGGCAGGTCTTGCGCTGGAAAAGGCAATTCTTCATCGCAGGCTCAAAGAGCTTGAGAAACAGGAGCAAAAATGA
- a CDS encoding response regulator, which produces MKNILIVEDSTTTRAMIRSLLEDTGDFDMVEAATGFDALKKLPTKNFDLIITDINMPDINGLEFISFVKSDPRYANIPLLIVSTEKSEEDKKRGMALGANAYITKPFKAKELQDMVKDLLKS; this is translated from the coding sequence ATGAAAAACATCCTCATCGTTGAAGATTCCACAACAACCAGAGCGATGATAAGGAGCCTTCTCGAGGATACAGGAGATTTCGACATGGTAGAGGCCGCAACAGGCTTCGATGCCCTTAAAAAACTTCCGACGAAAAACTTCGACCTCATTATAACCGATATAAATATGCCTGACATAAATGGCCTCGAGTTTATAAGCTTCGTAAAGAGCGACCCGAGATATGCCAACATTCCACTACTGATAGTCAGCACAGAGAAAAGCGAGGAGGATAAAAAACGCGGCATGGCATTGGGTGCAAATGCATATATCACAAAGCCATTTAAGGCAAAGGAGCTTCAGGATATGGTAAAGGACCTTCTAAAGTCATGA
- a CDS encoding chemotaxis protein CheA translates to MKGSEKEFIVESEEILEDAGRLLLEIQDTHKTGIDPDTVNALFRSLHTLKGLSGLFGYSSVTEISHALESILDEIRLGKLEITEDSIRFLFKYIDTLKYIISELRQDRQIDVEAYLKDISDFRVSITSVSSSQSLEGVIDSSILKVLSEYEEHRLKTNVKEGKGIYLVRAVFSLDDFDKSLENLTKVIKSIGELISTLPTSQNLPPNSIGFNLLLGTLLPAEEVKKTVKFDMTELLAQKISQPQAPLIKETSVKTVSSTVRVDIEKLDRILNTIGELTLAKGAVARISNEMAENYGYTPVVIDIHKVSQTLERRLVELQDQVLEIRMVPIGQIFGRLSQVIRRYSKDVGKQIELLMYGEDTELDKSLAEEIIDPLVHIVRNAIDHGIEPPSERLSKGKKEIATVSLKAFQRGNHVVIEVKDDGAGIDAEKVRKKALEKGLIEEGMKLQKKELIELIFMPGFSTKEIVSEVSGRGIGLDIVRDKLSSFGGFADVDTEKGIGTTFTLTMPITLAIIKSLIVRVGRERVAIPLTSITETFIVEHSLIQNIEAREVYNLRGAMLPLISLKRMFRVNDIASKEGEKKSFAVVVGFGERRTGLLVDELMGQQEIVIKSLGDYLKGLKGFAGAAEIGKHEVILVIDVEGVIEESLLKQKSGIHV, encoded by the coding sequence ATGAAAGGCTCGGAAAAAGAATTTATAGTGGAGTCCGAGGAAATCCTCGAAGATGCAGGCAGACTTCTTCTTGAGATTCAGGACACACATAAAACAGGCATTGACCCCGATACTGTAAATGCCCTGTTCAGAAGCCTGCACACCCTGAAGGGGCTGTCAGGCCTGTTCGGATACAGTAGTGTCACTGAAATCAGCCACGCACTGGAGTCCATACTCGATGAGATAAGACTCGGAAAATTAGAAATTACCGAAGATTCCATTAGATTCCTTTTCAAATATATCGATACCTTGAAATACATAATCTCCGAGCTAAGACAAGACAGGCAGATAGATGTAGAGGCATACCTAAAAGATATCTCCGACTTTAGAGTATCCATCACATCCGTGTCCTCATCCCAAAGTCTTGAGGGCGTTATCGATAGCTCAATCCTTAAGGTTCTATCAGAGTACGAGGAGCACAGGCTTAAGACAAATGTTAAAGAGGGCAAGGGGATTTATCTTGTGAGAGCTGTTTTCAGCCTCGATGATTTCGATAAATCACTGGAGAACTTAACAAAGGTCATAAAGTCCATAGGAGAGCTTATCTCTACCCTTCCAACATCCCAGAATCTGCCTCCAAATTCCATAGGGTTTAATCTCTTATTGGGAACCCTCCTGCCTGCCGAGGAAGTTAAAAAGACAGTAAAGTTCGATATGACCGAGCTTTTAGCTCAGAAGATTTCTCAACCTCAGGCTCCGCTCATAAAAGAGACATCCGTTAAAACAGTATCCTCGACAGTAAGGGTGGATATAGAGAAGCTCGATAGAATCTTAAACACAATCGGAGAGCTCACCCTCGCAAAGGGCGCAGTGGCAAGAATCAGCAATGAGATGGCTGAAAATTACGGCTATACCCCTGTTGTCATAGACATCCACAAGGTGTCTCAAACCCTCGAAAGAAGGCTCGTTGAACTTCAGGACCAGGTGCTCGAGATAAGGATGGTGCCTATAGGACAGATATTTGGTAGGCTTTCGCAGGTCATAAGGAGATACTCAAAGGATGTGGGAAAGCAGATAGAGCTTCTCATGTATGGCGAGGATACGGAATTGGATAAATCCCTTGCCGAAGAGATAATAGACCCGCTTGTGCATATTGTGCGAAACGCAATAGACCATGGCATAGAGCCTCCTTCGGAAAGGCTAAGTAAGGGCAAAAAGGAAATAGCAACTGTCTCCTTAAAGGCATTTCAGAGGGGAAACCATGTCGTTATCGAGGTAAAAGACGATGGTGCAGGAATAGATGCCGAAAAGGTCAGAAAAAAGGCTTTAGAGAAAGGATTGATAGAGGAGGGCATGAAGCTTCAAAAAAAGGAATTGATAGAGCTCATATTCATGCCGGGCTTTAGCACAAAAGAAATCGTAAGCGAGGTCTCGGGAAGAGGCATAGGACTCGATATAGTCAGAGATAAACTGTCCAGTTTTGGAGGCTTTGCAGATGTTGACACAGAAAAAGGCATAGGCACGACATTTACGCTTACCATGCCTATAACGCTTGCAATAATCAAATCCCTTATCGTAAGGGTAGGCAGGGAGAGGGTTGCCATACCGCTGACATCGATAACAGAAACATTTATTGTGGAGCATAGTTTAATCCAGAACATCGAGGCAAGGGAGGTCTATAACCTGAGAGGTGCCATGCTTCCCTTGATAAGCCTTAAGAGAATGTTTAGAGTTAATGACATTGCATCCAAGGAAGGAGAAAAAAAGTCCTTTGCAGTCGTTGTTGGTTTTGGCGAAAGAAGGACAGGGCTTTTAGTAGATGAGCTTATGGGACAGCAGGAGATAGTTATAAAAAGCCTTGGAGATTACCTGAAAGGGCTAAAGGGGTTTGCAGGCGCAGCCGAGATAGGTAAGCACGAGGTCATATTAGTTATCGATGTAGAGGGTGTAATAGAGGAATCCTTACTGAAACAAAAAAGTGGTATCCATGTATAA
- the tadA gene encoding Flp pilus assembly complex ATPase component TadA, translating into MYKEFYNLHLKPFSKTPDPNFLFLSRTHEEALARLQYAVEEKELILLTGEIGCGKTTLTRALIDSLGEKHRIILILNPRLTPSQFLRVIAKRFEIDVPTNFKDSLLDAIYEKVYADYEAGITPVIIIDESQLVPDKQTFEEIRLLTNFQLDDTNLLSLILVGQPDLRRKLNYKTYQPLRQRIGLFYHVGPLAEDEIKGYLKHRVSVAGRADTLFTEDAISAIYRYSGGIPRMINSIANAALIEGYGMGCHLIDISLIESAGREMGLDQRNN; encoded by the coding sequence ATGTATAAGGAATTCTATAACCTACATTTGAAACCTTTCAGCAAAACACCTGACCCGAATTTCCTTTTCTTAAGCCGGACTCACGAAGAGGCACTGGCAAGACTGCAATATGCAGTGGAGGAAAAAGAACTTATTCTCTTAACAGGAGAGATTGGCTGTGGAAAAACCACCCTTACCAGGGCACTCATAGACTCACTTGGAGAAAAACATAGGATAATACTTATTCTTAATCCGAGATTGACTCCATCTCAGTTTCTTAGGGTTATTGCAAAGAGATTCGAAATCGATGTGCCAACGAATTTCAAAGACAGTCTGCTCGATGCCATATACGAAAAGGTTTATGCGGATTACGAGGCAGGAATCACTCCTGTTATAATCATAGACGAATCACAGCTTGTCCCTGACAAGCAGACCTTCGAGGAGATAAGACTCCTTACGAATTTCCAGCTGGATGATACCAATCTTCTGAGCCTCATCCTCGTAGGACAGCCTGACCTTAGGAGAAAGCTCAATTATAAGACATACCAGCCGCTCAGACAAAGGATAGGGCTTTTCTATCATGTAGGGCCGCTTGCAGAAGACGAGATAAAAGGATACCTGAAGCACAGGGTCTCTGTTGCAGGCAGAGCCGACACCCTGTTTACAGAGGATGCTATTTCTGCCATCTACAGGTATTCAGGCGGCATACCGAGAATGATAAACAGTATAGCAAATGCCGCACTCATCGAGGGCTATGGTATGGGCTGTCATCTGATAGATATTTCACTCATAGAGTCAGCAGGAAGAGAGATGGGATTAGACCAGAGGAATAATTAA
- a CDS encoding GTPase domain-containing protein: MALFNYASKEITLKVVYYGPGLSGKTTNLQYLHPILDKEGKSKLISLATESDRTLFFDFMPITLGKIKDFCIRFQLYTVPGQVRYNATRKLVLKGADAVVFVADSQKDMREQNIESLLDMRENLTSNNIDPDDIPVVLQYNKRDLNNIFSIEELNRDLNTKDYSYVSASAIDGTGVEETFQLITKELMKDISKKHRISIAPMEEETAPSEAVLQAPVEVPITEELPEEVETLEEEQIIELREQALEIKEPTPQINEKVISDIRELLISETTEVMAPEIKEEIAPRLKEEIPEIEQEILRASIPEEAVVSGYPELEGLKEGFFDLQTTVSSIKDAIERLSKDAQDSRAELSLKSFSRLSSLVENSFLELSREIKELKAKQTELSNAIKEIHASILGAKVKKKWGIF, translated from the coding sequence ATGGCTCTTTTTAATTACGCCTCAAAAGAGATAACTCTAAAGGTGGTCTATTATGGCCCGGGCCTCAGTGGAAAGACCACTAACCTCCAGTATCTTCATCCAATCTTAGATAAGGAAGGAAAAAGCAAGCTCATATCCTTAGCAACAGAATCGGACAGAACACTGTTTTTTGACTTCATGCCTATTACACTTGGAAAGATAAAGGATTTCTGCATAAGGTTTCAGCTCTATACAGTGCCAGGACAGGTAAGATATAATGCAACGAGAAAACTCGTGCTTAAGGGTGCCGATGCAGTTGTGTTCGTCGCTGACTCTCAAAAAGACATGCGGGAACAAAATATAGAAAGCCTTCTCGATATGAGGGAAAACCTCACCTCAAACAACATAGACCCCGACGATATACCGGTTGTCCTCCAATACAACAAAAGAGACCTGAATAATATCTTCTCCATAGAAGAGCTCAATAGGGACCTCAACACAAAGGACTATTCATATGTGTCTGCATCTGCTATAGATGGCACTGGGGTCGAGGAGACATTTCAATTGATAACTAAGGAGCTGATGAAAGATATCTCGAAAAAGCACAGAATATCGATAGCTCCAATGGAAGAGGAGACTGCACCTTCAGAGGCAGTTCTCCAAGCACCTGTAGAGGTCCCCATTACAGAAGAACTCCCCGAGGAAGTGGAAACCTTAGAAGAAGAGCAGATAATCGAACTTCGGGAGCAGGCTCTCGAGATAAAAGAGCCTACTCCTCAAATAAACGAGAAGGTAATTTCCGACATCAGGGAACTGCTCATCTCCGAGACAACAGAGGTGATGGCTCCTGAAATAAAAGAGGAGATAGCTCCTCGATTGAAGGAAGAAATTCCCGAGATAGAGCAAGAAATATTAAGGGCAAGTATTCCAGAGGAGGCAGTGGTAAGTGGTTACCCCGAATTAGAGGGACTGAAAGAAGGTTTTTTTGACCTGCAAACCACTGTTAGCTCCATAAAGGATGCAATCGAAAGGTTATCGAAAGATGCTCAGGACTCAAGAGCCGAGCTAAGCCTGAAGAGCTTTTCGAGACTTTCCTCCTTAGTAGAAAACTCCTTCTTAGAGCTGTCAAGGGAAATAAAGGAGCTGAAGGCAAAACAGACAGAATTATCGAATGCCATTAAAGAGATACATGCCTCTATCTTAGGGGCAAAGGTCAAAAAGAAATGGGGGATTTTCTGA
- a CDS encoding sensor domain-containing diguanylate cyclase: MPKIFLIGKNLDSHKELFLSRGYEVRSFTLGQKKVIAGLDKADILVIDNASKGVSDIIRSSADIPKLVVSFENSKKSLLPWLKKPFSFAVHKPSAEELIYHVNRILREKELYKKNLDLKSKLNIVTKELSFFEEINKVLTSSIETNKILVLIMKKLKDLTKAEAWSILMVDEETGDLVFEKTEGRAKKTIKKFRLKPGEGIAGWVAKEGIPVVVPDVSTDKRFCSKIDRETHFNTKSLMCVPIKSKGKTIAVLEVINKKTGEPFNDDDLNLLLRLTSQTALALERTSLYQKMEELVVTDDLTKLFNTRYLNRTIETEVIRSNRYHSPLSLIFMDIDYFKLINDNYGHLVGSKVLVEMGQILINQLRTIDIVARYGGDEFVIVLPQTNAADAVIIAERIRKAIEQNTFLRREGYSLKVTSSFGVAAYPESAKTKEDLLRVADEAMYRVKHTTRNGVFAIV; this comes from the coding sequence ATGCCTAAGATTTTTTTAATAGGTAAAAACCTCGATAGCCATAAAGAGCTTTTTTTATCGAGAGGCTATGAGGTACGAAGTTTTACATTAGGTCAGAAGAAGGTCATAGCTGGGCTCGATAAAGCAGACATCTTAGTAATCGATAATGCCTCTAAAGGTGTTAGCGACATCATCAGGTCATCCGCAGACATCCCGAAACTGGTCGTATCATTTGAGAATTCAAAAAAGAGCCTACTTCCTTGGCTTAAAAAGCCCTTTTCTTTTGCGGTGCATAAACCTTCTGCGGAGGAACTCATATACCATGTAAACCGCATACTAAGAGAAAAAGAGCTATATAAAAAAAACCTTGACCTTAAATCCAAGCTCAATATCGTTACAAAGGAGCTTTCGTTTTTTGAGGAAATAAATAAAGTCCTTACATCATCCATCGAGACGAATAAGATATTAGTCTTGATAATGAAAAAGCTAAAAGACCTGACAAAGGCAGAGGCATGGTCAATCCTTATGGTGGATGAGGAGACAGGGGACCTCGTATTTGAAAAGACAGAGGGCAGGGCAAAAAAGACAATAAAGAAGTTCAGGTTAAAGCCCGGAGAGGGCATTGCAGGGTGGGTCGCAAAAGAAGGCATTCCTGTGGTTGTGCCTGATGTCTCAACGGACAAAAGGTTCTGCTCGAAGATAGACAGGGAAACACATTTCAATACTAAATCCCTCATGTGTGTGCCAATCAAAAGCAAGGGAAAGACCATTGCTGTGCTTGAGGTCATAAATAAAAAGACCGGCGAGCCGTTTAACGACGATGACCTTAATCTCCTTTTGAGGCTTACGAGTCAGACCGCACTTGCTCTCGAAAGGACATCCCTTTACCAGAAGATGGAAGAGCTTGTGGTAACGGATGACCTTACAAAGCTCTTTAATACGAGATACCTGAACAGAACCATAGAGACAGAGGTCATAAGGAGCAATAGATACCATTCGCCCCTGTCTCTGATATTCATGGATATAGATTACTTTAAGCTCATCAATGACAACTACGGCCATCTCGTTGGAAGCAAGGTCTTAGTGGAGATGGGTCAGATACTCATAAACCAGCTTCGTACCATAGACATAGTTGCAAGATATGGCGGCGATGAGTTCGTCATTGTCCTACCACAGACCAATGCCGCGGATGCGGTTATAATTGCAGAGAGAATCAGAAAGGCAATAGAGCAAAATACATTCTTAAGGAGAGAAGGCTATAGCCTCAAGGTAACCTCGAGCTTTGGGGTAGCCGCATACCCTGAATCTGCAAAGACAAAAGAGGACCTTCTGAGGGTAGCTGACGAGGCAATGTACAGAGTCAAACACACTACGAGAAACGGTGTGTTTGCTATAGTCTGA
- the secA gene encoding preprotein translocase subunit SecA: MVQILLRKIFGTKNEREIKRLWPLVEEITSLEPKIASLSDAELRAKTDEFRKRLDEGGGESLDDILPEAFAVVREVSKRTLEMRHFDAQLLGGIVLHEGKISEMKTGEGKTLVATLPVYLNALEGKGVHVVTVNDYLARRDAHWMGPIYNFLGMSVGVIVHGMTDEQRQMSYNSDITYGTNNEFGFDYLRDNMKYDISHYVQRELNYAIVDEVDSILIDEARTPLIISGPSEESTGKYYRINQIVPKLIKGTDYTIDEKAKTAILTEEGNIKTEQLLGAGNLYDPSNIELVHHVLQALKAHNLFKRDVDYVLKDGEVLIVDEFTGRLMPGRRWSDGLHQAIEAKEAVKIESENQTLATITFQNYFRMYRKLSGMTGTADTEAEEFAKIYNLDVIVVPTHMPMIRTDASDFIYKTEKNKFSAIVNEIQGRHKKGQPVLVGTISIEKSEVLSRMLKKIGIPHSVLNAKYHEKEAEIIAQAGKSEAVTIATNMAGRGTDIILGGNPAGLTKELLADEKEPLEEQKQASERAKEICLKDRERVISAGGLHILGTERHEARRIDNQLRGRSGRQGDPGSSRFYLSLEDDLMRIFGSDRIKGLMDRLGMEEDIPIENRMVSKAVENAQKKVEAHNFDIRKHLIEYDDVMNKQRTEIYAFRREILQGGENLRERLFEMAEDAIDELLFIYCPEGKHIEQWNINGLKDALYGIFSISVPFESLTKETEPLREFLINEVKTAYENKEKEVGSEMMRHLEKVLLLQIVDSQWKDHLLAMDHLKEGIGLRGYGQRDPLTEYKKEAFSMFADMTERLSVEALSRLFKIQVSVQADLKKTANKHRLSYNKGEDMGSVEPVVRGKKTGRNEPCPCGSGKKYKKCCGV; this comes from the coding sequence ATGGTTCAAATACTTTTAAGAAAGATCTTTGGCACAAAAAACGAAAGGGAGATTAAGAGGCTCTGGCCTCTTGTAGAAGAGATAACCTCTCTTGAGCCAAAGATAGCCTCTCTTTCCGATGCAGAGCTTAGGGCTAAGACAGATGAGTTTAGAAAAAGGCTCGATGAAGGAGGAGGAGAAAGCCTCGATGACATCTTGCCAGAGGCATTTGCCGTTGTAAGGGAGGTCTCAAAGAGAACACTTGAGATGAGGCATTTTGATGCCCAGCTCTTAGGTGGAATCGTGCTTCACGAAGGTAAGATCTCAGAGATGAAAACAGGCGAAGGAAAAACCCTCGTTGCCACCCTGCCTGTTTACCTCAATGCCCTTGAAGGCAAGGGTGTCCATGTAGTCACAGTGAACGATTACCTTGCAAGAAGGGATGCACATTGGATGGGACCAATCTATAACTTCCTCGGTATGAGTGTAGGCGTTATTGTCCATGGCATGACCGATGAGCAAAGACAGATGTCTTATAACTCGGATATAACATACGGCACAAACAACGAGTTTGGCTTTGACTACCTCAGGGACAACATGAAGTACGATATCTCCCACTATGTCCAAAGAGAGCTTAACTATGCAATCGTGGATGAGGTTGACAGCATACTCATCGATGAGGCAAGAACCCCACTTATCATATCAGGGCCTTCCGAGGAATCCACTGGTAAGTACTATAGGATAAATCAGATTGTGCCTAAACTCATAAAAGGCACGGATTACACAATAGATGAAAAGGCAAAAACAGCAATACTCACAGAGGAAGGCAATATAAAGACTGAACAACTGCTTGGTGCAGGAAACCTCTATGACCCATCGAATATAGAGCTTGTTCATCATGTGCTTCAGGCACTAAAGGCTCATAACCTTTTCAAGAGGGATGTGGACTATGTCCTGAAAGACGGAGAGGTCCTAATAGTGGACGAATTCACAGGAAGGCTTATGCCTGGCAGAAGATGGTCGGATGGCCTTCATCAGGCAATAGAGGCAAAAGAGGCTGTAAAGATAGAGTCCGAAAACCAGACACTCGCTACAATAACATTTCAGAATTACTTCAGGATGTATAGAAAGCTTTCAGGCATGACAGGCACTGCTGACACAGAGGCAGAGGAGTTTGCCAAGATATATAACCTCGATGTCATAGTCGTTCCGACCCATATGCCTATGATAAGAACGGATGCATCGGATTTTATTTATAAAACCGAAAAAAATAAGTTCTCTGCCATCGTAAATGAAATACAAGGCAGGCATAAGAAAGGACAGCCTGTCTTGGTTGGCACTATATCTATCGAGAAATCAGAGGTTCTAAGCAGGATGCTTAAAAAAATCGGCATCCCCCACTCTGTGCTCAATGCAAAATACCATGAAAAAGAGGCAGAGATTATTGCACAGGCAGGAAAAAGTGAAGCAGTTACGATAGCCACAAACATGGCAGGCAGAGGCACGGATATAATCCTCGGAGGCAATCCAGCAGGATTGACAAAGGAACTCCTTGCAGACGAAAAAGAGCCTTTAGAGGAGCAAAAACAGGCATCCGAGCGTGCAAAAGAGATATGCTTAAAAGACAGGGAAAGGGTCATAAGTGCAGGCGGACTTCATATATTGGGCACAGAAAGACATGAGGCAAGAAGAATAGATAATCAGCTTCGTGGGCGCTCAGGAAGACAAGGGGATCCGGGCTCATCGAGGTTTTACCTATCCCTCGAAGATGACCTCATGAGAATATTCGGCTCTGACAGGATTAAGGGACTGATGGACAGGCTCGGTATGGAAGAAGACATACCCATTGAAAACAGGATGGTTTCTAAGGCAGTGGAGAATGCTCAGAAAAAGGTCGAGGCACATAACTTTGATATAAGAAAGCATCTCATTGAATACGACGATGTGATGAACAAACAAAGAACAGAGATATATGCATTCAGGCGTGAAATCCTTCAGGGAGGAGAAAACCTTAGGGAAAGGCTTTTCGAGATGGCAGAGGATGCTATAGATGAACTCCTATTTATTTACTGCCCCGAAGGAAAACACATAGAGCAATGGAACATTAACGGACTCAAGGATGCCTTATACGGCATATTCTCCATATCAGTGCCTTTTGAGAGCCTGACTAAAGAAACCGAGCCTTTAAGGGAGTTCCTTATTAATGAAGTAAAGACTGCCTACGAGAACAAGGAAAAAGAGGTAGGCTCTGAGATGATGCGGCACCTCGAAAAGGTGCTCCTGCTTCAGATAGTTGACTCTCAGTGGAAAGACCACCTTCTTGCAATGGACCATCTAAAAGAGGGCATTGGACTGAGGGGATATGGACAGAGGGACCCGCTTACAGAGTACAAAAAAGAGGCATTCTCCATGTTTGCCGACATGACAGAGAGACTCTCTGTGGAAGCCCTAAGTAGGCTGTTTAAGATTCAGGTCAGCGTACAGGCAGATTTAAAAAAGACTGCAAATAAACATAGATTAAGCTATAATAAGGGCGAAGATATGGGTAGTGTAGAGCCAGTAGTAAGAGGTAAAAAAACAGGCAGAAACGAGCCGTGTCCATGCGGAAGCGGGAAAAAATACAAGAAATGCTGTGGTGTGTAA
- a CDS encoding DUF2283 domain-containing protein, whose product MRIHYSHEADAIYIRLKETDIANTDEITEDIIMDYDKDGNVVGIEVLSASEKADTKQLIIQAFEKVMVEKPVTA is encoded by the coding sequence ATGAGAATACATTATTCCCATGAAGCAGATGCGATTTATATCAGGCTAAAAGAAACCGATATCGCTAATACTGATGAGATAACCGAAGATATAATCATGGACTATGATAAAGACGGCAATGTTGTTGGAATTGAAGTTCTTTCAGCTTCAGAAAAAGCAGACACCAAACAGCTTATTATTCAGGCATTTGAAAAAGTAATGGTAGAAAAGCCAGTAACTGCTTAA
- a CDS encoding DUF4258 domain-containing protein, whose translation MEWRWTDHIEIQLIERKISKELVEKAINNPDKVVTGKKNRKIYQKIMGDKLIRVVTEGESLITVYLTDKVKKYIGGD comes from the coding sequence ATGGAATGGAGGTGGACAGACCATATAGAAATACAACTGATTGAGAGAAAAATTTCAAAAGAGTTAGTTGAAAAAGCTATTAACAATCCTGATAAGGTGGTAACTGGAAAGAAAAACCGTAAAATATATCAAAAGATAATGGGTGATAAGCTTATTAGAGTAGTAACAGAGGGTGAAAGCCTTATCACGGTATACTTAACCGACAAGGTTAAGAAATATATAGGAGGAGACTAA